A stretch of Faecalibacterium duncaniae DNA encodes these proteins:
- a CDS encoding ClpP family protease has product MPEYEKETTEQQRLEKEQLEDLGTVWRTRGPHAIHCLTVIGQIEGHVEAPQGQKTTKYEHVIPQLVAVQEDPAVEGLLVLINTVGGDVEAGLALAELIASISKPSATVVLGGGHSIGIPLAVSARRSFIVPTATMTVHPVRHSGMILGVPQTMRWFEQMQERITGFVAGHSGITAARYSELMLRTGELVMDVGTMLDGKKAVKEKLIDQLGGISDALEWLYREIERAE; this is encoded by the coding sequence ATGCCGGAATATGAAAAGGAAACCACCGAACAGCAGCGGCTGGAGAAAGAGCAGCTGGAAGATCTGGGCACGGTGTGGCGCACCCGCGGCCCCCATGCCATCCACTGCCTGACCGTGATCGGCCAGATCGAGGGCCATGTGGAGGCCCCGCAGGGCCAGAAGACCACCAAGTATGAGCATGTGATCCCGCAGCTGGTGGCAGTGCAGGAGGACCCCGCTGTGGAGGGCCTGCTGGTGCTCATCAATACCGTGGGCGGGGACGTGGAGGCCGGGCTGGCGCTGGCAGAACTCATTGCCAGCATCTCGAAGCCCAGTGCCACGGTCGTGCTGGGCGGGGGCCACTCCATCGGCATCCCGCTGGCAGTCAGCGCCCGGCGCAGCTTTATCGTGCCCACGGCGACCATGACGGTGCACCCGGTCCGCCACTCCGGCATGATTTTGGGCGTGCCCCAGACCATGCGATGGTTCGAGCAGATGCAGGAGCGCATCACCGGCTTTGTGGCGGGCCACAGCGGCATTACGGCAGCGCGCTACTCGGAGCTGATGCTCCGCACCGGTGAGCTGGTGATGGACGTGGGCACCATGCTGGACGGCAAAAAGGCCGTAAAGGAGAAGCTCATCGATCAGCTGGGCGGCATCTCTGATGCACTGGAATGGCTGTACCGGGAGATCGAGCGGGCAGAGTGA
- a CDS encoding ABC transporter substrate-binding protein, protein MSKAISRRDFLKVTGAVGAAGLLAACGGNGGAASSTASSAAEAASVAGLSSDPVTLTMSWWGGESRHNAYQEALKAFSAEHTTITVNPTFAAWSGWEDTMSTKFAGGVAEDVCQINWNWLYNYSGNGQTFLDLNSVTDYLDMSQWDDAKLGACNVANAQQCVPISMTGRIFYWNMTTFNKAGITEVPATEDDLFAAGKAFQEKLGDDYYPLHLGAYDRMILMVFYLESKYGKDWADPTTSTLNYTADEIAEGIDFIKSLVDGHVIMPLPTYYGANGDGATHQSNEWITGKIAGIFEWDSAASKYQDALDEENKPGFTVGEEIKFGDYNGGFSKVSMGMAITKTCKNPAEAATLIEYLWNGDGAAIMGSECGIPASKAGLATAQAAGKINELVAEANGKVMSFVSCQLDPLFESSDLKATGTGTYQEVFDTVDYDNKSGADVVDVLLDGMSAVGYTV, encoded by the coding sequence ATGAGCAAGGCAATTTCCCGTCGTGATTTCCTGAAGGTCACCGGTGCTGTTGGTGCAGCTGGTCTGCTGGCTGCCTGCGGCGGCAATGGCGGCGCTGCTTCCAGCACCGCTTCTTCCGCAGCCGAGGCTGCTTCTGTGGCTGGCCTGAGCAGCGATCCCGTTACCCTGACCATGAGCTGGTGGGGCGGCGAGTCCCGCCACAACGCTTATCAGGAGGCCCTGAAGGCTTTCTCTGCTGAGCACACCACCATCACCGTCAACCCCACCTTCGCTGCATGGTCCGGCTGGGAGGACACCATGTCCACCAAGTTTGCAGGCGGCGTGGCTGAGGATGTCTGCCAGATCAACTGGAACTGGCTGTACAACTACTCCGGCAACGGCCAGACCTTCCTGGATCTGAACAGCGTCACCGATTACCTGGATATGTCCCAGTGGGACGACGCAAAGCTGGGTGCCTGCAACGTTGCAAATGCACAGCAGTGCGTGCCCATCTCCATGACCGGCCGTATCTTCTACTGGAACATGACCACCTTTAACAAGGCTGGCATCACCGAGGTTCCCGCCACTGAGGATGACCTGTTTGCAGCAGGCAAGGCTTTCCAGGAGAAGTTGGGCGATGATTACTATCCCCTGCACCTGGGCGCATACGACCGTATGATCCTGATGGTGTTCTACCTCGAGTCCAAGTACGGCAAGGACTGGGCAGATCCCACCACCTCTACCCTGAACTACACCGCTGACGAGATCGCCGAGGGCATCGACTTCATCAAGAGCCTGGTCGACGGCCACGTCATCATGCCGCTGCCCACCTACTACGGTGCAAACGGCGACGGTGCTACCCACCAGTCCAACGAGTGGATCACCGGCAAGATCGCCGGCATCTTCGAGTGGGATTCCGCTGCTTCCAAGTACCAGGACGCTCTGGACGAGGAGAACAAGCCCGGCTTCACCGTTGGTGAGGAGATCAAGTTCGGCGATTACAACGGCGGCTTCTCCAAGGTCTCCATGGGCATGGCCATCACCAAGACCTGCAAGAACCCCGCTGAGGCTGCTACCCTGATCGAGTACCTGTGGAACGGCGACGGCGCTGCCATCATGGGTTCCGAGTGCGGCATCCCCGCTTCCAAGGCTGGTCTGGCTACCGCTCAGGCTGCCGGTAAGATCAACGAGCTGGTCGCTGAGGCAAACGGCAAGGTCATGAGCTTTGTTTCCTGCCAGCTGGATCCCCTGTTCGAGTCTTCCGATTTGAAGGCTACCGGCACCGGCACCTATCAGGAAGTGTTCGATACCGTTGACTACGACAACAAGAGCGGCGCAGATGTTGTTGACGTTCTGCTGGACGGCATGTCTGCTGTTGGCTACACTGTCTGA
- a CDS encoding AraC family transcriptional regulator: MKAEREKWSGRVTAKALRFQTGQYELAEEEEICRIILVSGGSFTLVRGGESLLVNPGCVLLLGPGGGLLQQAGHIAPELLGCRFPAGVLPVLKNLMQRDFMPLFEPGAQTALYGPVQWSGRLRTLLGMMQSAESEPESPGMIYLTLILHYVEQECRSEKQDIRPRNETVEQICAYLAANYQQKFSLTDVAARFYLSPYYLSRLFRRVTGQSIVDYINGRRIEAAQRLLESTDLNISAVAEQTGFASAAHFRRVFRETMGTGPLQYRKSHRG; this comes from the coding sequence ATGAAAGCGGAACGGGAAAAATGGAGCGGCCGGGTAACGGCAAAGGCGCTGCGGTTCCAGACCGGCCAGTATGAGCTGGCCGAGGAGGAGGAGATCTGCCGGATCATTCTGGTGTCCGGCGGCAGCTTTACGCTGGTGCGGGGCGGCGAGAGCCTGCTGGTGAACCCGGGCTGTGTGCTGCTGCTGGGCCCCGGCGGAGGCCTGCTGCAGCAGGCGGGCCACATTGCCCCCGAGCTCCTCGGCTGCCGGTTCCCGGCGGGCGTTCTCCCGGTGCTCAAAAACCTGATGCAGCGGGATTTCATGCCGCTGTTCGAGCCGGGAGCACAAACGGCCCTGTACGGCCCGGTGCAGTGGTCAGGCCGCCTGCGCACCCTGTTGGGCATGATGCAGAGCGCCGAGAGCGAGCCGGAAAGCCCCGGCATGATCTATCTTACCCTCATCCTGCACTATGTGGAGCAGGAGTGCCGCAGTGAAAAACAGGATATCCGCCCCCGCAACGAGACGGTGGAACAGATCTGCGCTTACCTTGCAGCCAACTACCAGCAGAAATTTTCCCTGACAGATGTGGCTGCGCGGTTCTACCTGTCACCCTATTACCTGAGCCGACTGTTCCGGCGGGTCACGGGCCAGTCCATTGTGGATTACATCAATGGCCGCCGCATCGAGGCTGCCCAGCGTCTGCTGGAGAGCACCGACCTGAACATCAGCGCGGTGGCCGAGCAGACCGGCTTTGCCTCCGCCGCCCATTTCCGCCGCGTGTTCCGCGAGACGATGGGAACGGGGCCGCTGCAATACCGCAAGAGCCACCGCGGATAA
- a CDS encoding redox-sensing transcriptional repressor Rex — MNNPGKASLPVIKRLPKYYRYLRTLKNDGITSISSRELAAQMGTTASQVRQDFNCIGDVNGRQGIGYSVENLLSILEHLLFGNGDLLPTILIGCGRLGKAVSRFITTDTNGYKLIAAFDNSPSEVGKEINGIQILHVDELEAFCAEHKPEVAVFCVPRSGAEELSGRLVELGIKGFWNFSHYDLSVPYPEVVVENVHLGDSLMSLGYRLRNQD, encoded by the coding sequence ATGAACAATCCCGGCAAAGCTTCCCTTCCGGTGATCAAGCGCCTGCCCAAGTACTACCGCTACCTGCGGACGCTGAAGAACGACGGCATCACCAGCATCTCCTCCCGCGAGCTGGCCGCCCAGATGGGCACCACGGCCTCTCAGGTGCGGCAGGATTTCAACTGCATCGGCGACGTGAACGGCCGCCAGGGCATCGGCTACTCGGTGGAGAACCTGCTTTCCATCCTGGAGCATCTGCTGTTCGGCAACGGTGACCTGCTGCCCACCATCCTCATCGGCTGCGGCCGGTTGGGCAAGGCAGTCAGCCGCTTCATCACCACCGACACCAACGGCTACAAGCTGATCGCCGCCTTTGACAATTCCCCCAGCGAGGTGGGCAAAGAGATCAACGGCATCCAGATCTTACACGTTGACGAGCTGGAGGCCTTCTGCGCAGAGCATAAGCCTGAGGTGGCTGTGTTCTGTGTGCCCCGCAGCGGTGCGGAGGAGCTCAGCGGCCGGCTGGTCGAGCTGGGCATCAAAGGCTTCTGGAACTTCTCCCACTATGACCTGTCGGTGCCCTACCCCGAAGTGGTGGTGGAGAACGTCCACCTGGGCGACAGCCTGATGAGCCTGGGTTACCGCCTGCGCAATCAGGACTGA
- a CDS encoding MATE family efflux transporter yields the protein MTKDMTTGPITPLLVNFTIPLVLGNLFQLTYNAVDSIIVGKFVGEDALAAVGTSNPLMTLAILFINGVCLGAGILVSLAFGAGNTELVERQVSTTAIAGSVFSLVFSLTCVILANPLLRLLQVPEEILPIAVNYLRIVFGGLLFTFFYNFLAATMRALGDSKSALYFLMISSVLNIGGDLFFVEVLDWGSEGCALSTVLSEALCCVFCLIYIRWKVPVLQLGRRWFIFDSSLLKKTISYGWTSAMQQATVQLGKIAIQAIVNTMGVSAMAAFAAAGRIDDFAYVPQQNIGHATTTLMAQNRGASKKERVRASFFCGLKLEFLYAIFITAVCFFFAEPIIRLFVTDAAVVHLGVRFLKLVSLFYLMPSLTNGIQGGFRGLGDLKITLNSSTLNMAGRVAAAAVFVLLMKMDIEALPYSYVVGWILMLVYEAPMMVKYLRKGEL from the coding sequence ATGACCAAGGATATGACGACCGGCCCGATCACACCGCTGCTGGTCAATTTCACCATTCCCCTTGTGCTGGGCAACCTGTTCCAGCTGACCTATAACGCCGTGGACAGCATCATTGTCGGCAAATTCGTGGGCGAGGATGCCCTTGCCGCCGTGGGCACCTCCAACCCGCTGATGACGCTGGCGATCCTGTTCATCAACGGTGTCTGCCTGGGTGCAGGCATCCTTGTCAGCCTGGCGTTCGGCGCAGGCAACACCGAGCTGGTGGAGCGTCAGGTCTCCACCACCGCCATTGCAGGCTCCGTCTTTTCCCTGGTGTTCTCGCTGACCTGTGTGATTTTGGCAAACCCGCTGCTCCGTCTGCTGCAGGTACCGGAAGAGATCCTTCCCATCGCTGTGAACTACCTGCGTATCGTGTTCGGCGGGCTGCTGTTCACCTTCTTCTATAATTTCCTCGCCGCCACCATGCGCGCGCTGGGCGACAGCAAAAGCGCGCTGTACTTTCTGATGATCAGTTCGGTGCTGAACATCGGCGGTGACCTGTTCTTTGTTGAGGTGCTGGACTGGGGCTCCGAGGGCTGTGCCCTTTCCACCGTGCTGAGCGAAGCGCTCTGCTGCGTGTTCTGCCTGATCTATATCCGCTGGAAGGTCCCTGTGTTGCAGCTGGGCAGGCGCTGGTTCATTTTTGACTCCTCGCTGCTGAAAAAGACCATCAGCTACGGCTGGACCAGCGCCATGCAGCAGGCCACCGTTCAGCTGGGCAAGATCGCCATTCAGGCCATCGTGAACACCATGGGTGTCAGCGCCATGGCAGCCTTTGCCGCCGCAGGCCGCATCGATGACTTTGCCTATGTGCCCCAGCAGAACATCGGCCATGCCACCACCACCCTGATGGCCCAGAACCGCGGTGCAAGTAAAAAAGAGCGTGTCCGCGCCAGCTTCTTCTGCGGCCTGAAGTTGGAGTTCCTCTACGCCATTTTTATCACCGCTGTCTGCTTCTTCTTTGCCGAGCCCATCATCCGGCTCTTCGTCACCGATGCCGCCGTGGTGCATCTGGGAGTGCGCTTTTTGAAGCTGGTCTCCCTGTTCTATCTGATGCCCTCGCTGACCAATGGCATCCAGGGCGGCTTCCGCGGCCTGGGCGACCTTAAGATCACCCTGAACAGCAGCACGCTCAACATGGCAGGCCGTGTGGCGGCCGCTGCCGTCTTTGTGCTGCTGATGAAGATGGATATCGAGGCCCTGCCGTACAGCTATGTTGTGGGCTGGATCCTCATGCTGGTCTATGAAGCCCCCATGATGGTGAAGTATCTGCGGAAGGGCGAGCTGTAA
- a CDS encoding carbohydrate ABC transporter permease, which yields MKESKAPSLGRTPAQKFLDKWQGLIYLIPWIIGFIVFKAIPFGQSLYYSFTDMNFFNGIHQYGVMNYVTAFSDAKVTKALVTTFKYAFITVPLKLIFALFIAYILNFKIACVNLFRTVYYIPSILGGSVAIAVLWKAVFRDDGLVNTIIRAITFGHAQGPSWLSDPNYALWIICFLRIWQFGSAMVLFLAALKGVPADLYEAATIDGAGKWKQFFSITVPMITPIIFYNLVTQICQAFQEFNGPFIITNGGPRNSTTLISILVYNYAFKSNQMGMASALAWIMFVIVCILTIIAFTSQKKWVYYSDER from the coding sequence ATGAAAGAAAGCAAAGCGCCCTCTCTCGGGCGTACCCCCGCACAGAAGTTCCTGGATAAGTGGCAGGGTCTGATCTACCTGATCCCCTGGATCATCGGCTTTATCGTGTTCAAGGCCATCCCCTTCGGTCAGTCGCTGTATTACAGTTTCACCGACATGAACTTCTTCAATGGCATCCACCAGTACGGCGTGATGAACTACGTCACCGCCTTCTCTGATGCCAAGGTCACCAAGGCTCTGGTCACCACCTTCAAGTACGCCTTCATCACCGTGCCCCTGAAGCTGATCTTTGCTCTGTTCATCGCATACATCCTGAACTTCAAGATCGCCTGCGTGAACCTGTTCCGTACCGTTTACTACATCCCGTCCATTCTGGGTGGCTCCGTTGCCATCGCCGTGCTGTGGAAGGCTGTTTTCCGTGATGATGGTCTGGTCAACACCATCATCCGCGCCATCACCTTCGGCCACGCACAGGGCCCCTCCTGGCTGAGCGACCCCAACTATGCGCTGTGGATCATCTGCTTCCTGCGCATCTGGCAGTTCGGCTCCGCCATGGTGCTGTTCCTGGCCGCCCTGAAGGGCGTGCCTGCAGACCTGTACGAGGCTGCCACCATCGATGGTGCCGGTAAGTGGAAGCAGTTCTTCTCCATCACTGTTCCCATGATCACCCCCATCATCTTCTACAACCTGGTCACTCAGATCTGCCAGGCTTTCCAGGAGTTCAACGGCCCCTTCATCATCACCAACGGCGGCCCGCGCAACTCCACCACCCTGATCTCCATTCTGGTTTACAACTACGCCTTCAAGTCCAACCAGATGGGCATGGCTTCCGCTCTGGCCTGGATCATGTTCGTGATCGTCTGCATCCTCACGATCATCGCCTTCACCAGCCAGAAGAAGTGGGTCTACTACTCGGATGAAAGGTAA
- a CDS encoding carbohydrate ABC transporter permease has product MGMKASNAIATFFKYLVLILVGLIMIYPLLWMVSATFKDNSEIFAGIGLWIKNPTLEGYKNALNNFGGSINILQAMLNTYSYVLPKVICTVVSSCIAAYGFGRFDFPGRKILFSIMLATLFLPQVVLNVPQFLLYTKFGWVNSPFYLAIWVHTAFATETYFVYQLVQFMRNVPRDLDEAAAIDGCNSFQTLYKVIVPMLMPALVSCALFQFMWSCNDFMGPLLYVQTPAKYPMSLFVKLSMDGDTGFAWNRILALSLISILPQLIVFFCAQDQFVEGISAGAVKG; this is encoded by the coding sequence ATGGGAATGAAAGCATCCAACGCCATTGCGACGTTTTTTAAGTATCTTGTCCTGATCCTGGTGGGCCTGATCATGATCTATCCCCTGCTGTGGATGGTCAGCGCTACCTTTAAGGACAACAGCGAGATCTTTGCAGGCATCGGCCTGTGGATCAAGAACCCCACCCTGGAGGGCTACAAGAACGCGCTGAACAACTTCGGCGGTTCCATCAACATCCTGCAGGCCATGCTGAACACTTATTCTTATGTTCTGCCCAAGGTCATCTGCACGGTGGTCTCCTCCTGCATTGCAGCCTACGGCTTTGGCCGTTTCGACTTCCCGGGCCGGAAGATCCTGTTCAGCATCATGCTGGCCACCCTGTTCCTGCCTCAGGTCGTTCTGAACGTTCCTCAGTTCCTGCTATACACCAAGTTCGGCTGGGTCAACAGCCCGTTCTATCTGGCCATCTGGGTCCACACTGCATTTGCAACTGAGACCTACTTTGTTTACCAGCTGGTGCAGTTCATGCGCAATGTCCCGCGCGATCTGGACGAGGCTGCCGCCATTGATGGCTGCAACTCCTTCCAGACCCTGTACAAGGTCATTGTCCCCATGCTGATGCCCGCTCTGGTGTCCTGCGCACTGTTCCAGTTCATGTGGAGCTGCAACGACTTCATGGGCCCCCTGCTTTACGTGCAGACCCCTGCAAAGTACCCCATGTCCCTGTTCGTCAAGCTGTCCATGGACGGTGATACCGGCTTTGCCTGGAACCGTATCCTGGCCCTGTCCCTGATCTCCATCCTGCCGCAGCTGATCGTTTTCTTCTGTGCACAGGATCAGTTCGTCGAAGGTATCTCCGCCGGTGCTGTCAAGGGCTAA
- a CDS encoding thymidine kinase yields MAKLYFRYGAMNSGKSTALMQVAHNYEEQGMRVLILKPQVDTKGGGELVSRLGVRRRADLLIPPEVDVFEAVRAASAGEQPLACVLCDESQFFTPAQAEQLFMVTVDLNIPVICYGLRSDFSLKGFPGSTRLLELAHTIEEMKTICTCGRKATCNCRRVNGEFVFEGEQVAIDLENDVQYVSMCPQCYFKARRAFYAKRNAQ; encoded by the coding sequence ATGGCGAAGCTATACTTCCGATACGGTGCCATGAACAGCGGCAAAAGCACCGCGCTGATGCAGGTGGCCCACAACTACGAAGAGCAGGGGATGCGGGTGCTGATCCTGAAGCCCCAGGTGGACACCAAGGGCGGCGGCGAGCTGGTCAGCCGCCTGGGCGTGCGCCGCAGGGCCGACCTGCTCATCCCGCCCGAGGTGGATGTGTTCGAGGCCGTGCGCGCCGCTTCTGCCGGGGAACAGCCGCTGGCCTGTGTTCTCTGCGACGAGAGCCAGTTCTTTACCCCGGCACAGGCCGAGCAGCTGTTCATGGTCACGGTAGACCTGAACATCCCGGTCATCTGCTACGGCCTGCGGTCAGACTTCTCCCTCAAGGGCTTCCCCGGCTCCACCCGTCTGCTGGAGCTGGCCCACACCATTGAGGAGATGAAGACCATCTGCACCTGCGGGCGCAAGGCCACCTGCAACTGCCGCAGGGTCAATGGGGAGTTCGTCTTTGAGGGCGAGCAGGTCGCCATCGATCTGGAAAACGATGTGCAGTACGTCAGCATGTGCCCCCAGTGCTATTTCAAGGCACGGCGGGCGTTTTACGCCAAACGGAACGCACAGTAA